The Saccopteryx leptura isolate mSacLep1 chromosome 5, mSacLep1_pri_phased_curated, whole genome shotgun sequence nucleotide sequence TTTATTTGCATCTGTGGATGGCAGTTACCCTCCAgtgtcaagagaaagaaaaatgtgtaagaaaaaaaaaatcacaggctgTTGTCAAACATTTCTTGTTTATGGACATAAAtgtattaacaaaacaaagcaaaacccaacactAATCTATTAAAAAGTCATTGGAAAGCATAGGGAGGTGACTTAGAAGCCGTGACACTGACAATGTTAGGGAGTTCAAAGTTATAACAGCAATCAAATTGGTTCCACATTTCTTCTAAGCATCAGAGTTACAGGGACTTGAATATATGTTTCATTTGGGTTATTAagtggttgaagaacttgtttcTTTTTGACCAAGAATATTGACAGGCTCTCACATTTTCAGTTGCTGAATTACTAAGATTATTCAAGGTATCAAAACAAATACCATTCTCAGCAGTAGAGAATCCTTCATTTCCCACCTCATAAGCAACAAAAAAACCTGGCAGCCATTTTCCCCTTGTCCTTCCAAAGAGCCAAAGAATCACACAACCACTCAAGTAACAAGAGATCAGGGGTGTCTCAGACATGTGGAAGGAAAATGCTTAAAGGCAAAATTCCTCGAACTCATGCCACAGTGCGGAAGCAGAGAGTCGTTCCGTCCGCTAATCCTGTTAAAATCCCGCGTGCATGCTGGCTGTGAGAAAGACCCTATCAATCTGCAGCCAATGGTCCAATTCCCCCTCTAACATCACAGTAATTGTTATTTCCACAAATGCACCAAATTCTAAagccaagacttttttttttttttttgaagagtcaTTAGAAATATAAGAATTGGTCTTAACCATCAGGCCAAGGttaactaatgaaataaaaactctCTCTGGAGCCTCCAGGACAAACATCTTCTAGTTTTGCAGCAGGTGGCGGCCATTGTTCTGGACTGGCTGTCTCTATTCCAGACGCTTCCAGGGAGCTTACAGCTTCTTGGCTTATCACCTGGGTTGTGTCCCCTCTGTTTCAACTGTTGCAGtcattgttgctgttttttttttgttgttgtttttctgaagctggaaacggggagagacagtcagacagactcccgcatgcgcccgaccggatccacccggcacgcccaccagggcgcgatgctctgcccaccagggggcgatgctctgcccctccggggcgttgctttgccgcgaccagagccactctagcgcctggggcagaggccaaggagccatccccagcgcccgggccatctttgctccaatggagccttggctgcgggaggggaagagagagacagagaggaaggagggggcgggtggagaagcaaatgggcgcttctcctatgtgccctggccgggaatcgaacccgggtcccccgcacgccagtccgacgctctaccgctgagccaaccggccagggccattgttgCTGTTTAAGAAGATTCCATGACACACGGTGGCCCTATCTTCGGTGAAAAGCAGACACAGAATACTGACCATTCTAAGGGAGGGGCCCACTCCGGAGAGATGACCATCCTGGGCAGTCTCCCCCAGCAAGGGGAGCCGAACCGGCCCCACGGCAGTTAGTGTTCTGTTGGGCTCCCTCTTCTGTAGAATCCTTCGATTGGAACCAGCTGGGGCAGGAAAGCAGctaggaaggaagaggaagagaaccaGTGGACAGGGTCATGTTCCTCGTGGGGGTGGTGAGGCTGGGACTACAGGAAGGGGACAGGGCTCAGGCAGGGTTTGGAACATCAAAGGAATAGCAGCTACACCTGCAGACAGGTGTGGTGACCAAGACTGAACTTTGTAACCTAAAATGCCGTCATGAAATAGGTTGCTTCTTGATGAATCTTACTCTACACTATAGttcaggggaggagggaaagacacAGGGAATGAGGACGAAGTGGGAGACACCACTAATTAGTCTTAGGCACAAACTTACTGCTGTCTGTTTCCATATTCTTATGTTTTGTCAGGCCTTTTCTGGGTTATTTTTCTACTAACTCCCAACACTTTCCGGAATATACTTGATTTTCCTTTTAACAAGGGAGGTGCTGCTTCAAAGGACCACCCAATGTTAAGCAGAACAGTAAAAAGATAGAATTGATGGGTGGCCTTTGAAGATGATTTCTTCCCTATTTAAGACTGAAATGGAGTTAGGAAAATCTTTAGTAGGTGTCCATCCACAATCAGTCATTGTTATGATTCACTGTGTGACATTTCAGAAAGCCCACTGGAGACCTCTGTGGGGGATACTACAAATCTAAGACTCCCATTTTGAAATTTAAACTGCCTGTGAAGCCTTCCAAATGGAAAATAGGAAACTCTGACCGCTGAGCTCCCCGTGAGTTCTAGTCCATCCTGAATCTAACCAAAACCTTAGAGGTAGGACAGGGATAGGCCTGAGCTGCAAGCACGAAGAAGCCTCGGTCGTGTCTTTCAGTGATGGGCTCCGCATGTGAAAGGTCTGGCAATTCTCACGCTCAGTAACAGCTCTGGGGGCCGTGGCTGCCACACGTTAGAACCTAGGAACACAGTGACTCATACACTGACTTCAGGTGCTCCACAAGTTGGAGGGAGCACGAGGGCCCCACCTGGTGAGCAGGAGGCCACATTAGCCAGGCTGGCAGAAATAAACACTAGGGAGTCTCCAGTGGGTATGGTGGGTCTTGAACTTGAGCACGTCTCCGAATCATCCAGTTTctcattcagtaggtctggggtgggggtcaAGCTCTGTGTTTCTAACACATTTGCAGACAGTGATGCTGGGGCAGGACCAGATGCTGGGCACCACTAGCCTTCTGCCCTGCTAGGGAGCAGGAGGATAAATGCACCCCCAGAACCGAACCGCGGCACCGCAGCACCACCTCCAGGTCCGCTGCATGGTCTGTACGGTCACACACCCAGGAGACACATGGCTTGTTTCTTCCCGCGGTTCTTCATGAACGGAGTCATCCCTGACCAGGTGACTGGttctttatcattaaaaaaattctctgaaGACAGTTCTAAAGTACCACAATAAAGTAGCAGTGATGTTAGAACAAGCATCTAAACTCTTGGAGGTGACTGCTTTGCAAGCCCACTCTAACACAgagatatatttttctatttaaaaaagccATTCTAATTCCTTTGAAATCACAGCATCTATACACACGTCTCATTTCTCACAGGTTTGGCCACTGTGTCCCTCAACCACAGCTCCGCAGGCCTCTCTAGTAAGTCAGGGGCCTCTTTCATTGTTCTTCCGTTTCTTGGTTGGGCTGCCCTGAATTGTAGCTAATCTTGCCGTATTTGTGGCTGAGCCTGTTTGCTCTGCCtcgcctggcttttttttttttttttttttttcatgagatgTCTGGAGGAGAGATTTTCCAAAACATGCAACTCTTCATTAGACATGGGGTTTTGCCAACTCTTGTTTCAAAAGTAACCCCGGATCTGACATCTCCACAGTTGGCAAAACCCTGACGGCTTTGCTTTTTTCCACTATTATTTGTCTCGGAACTAATCGATCACTTCCAAGAGAAACTCTCTTGCGGTGGTCGAGGCCTTCCGCAGGGCCGCCGTGCCTGTGTCTCTGCTGTGCTCGGGCCCCTCGCGGACGTCGTTTTGGACCTGGTGATGCTGACTCACAGCTCCAGACAGGGCTCCCGCTTAGAAGCCCTGTCTCTAACCACTCCCCAGGATGAGGTTTTTGCTGGCTGCTAGTGTCTTCTGGCTGGGTCTGATGAACTTTTTCCAGCTTTTGAACAGAAAGCCCCCAGTGGCTCTCAGCTGCCTTTAAGTAATCCTTTGCTGGCCCCGTGGTCTCTGATGGGGCACTGGATGCAGCCtgactgtcccctcctctcactgccaTCGCTGCAAGCACCGGGTCACTGCATGTTCCCACAGGGTCCCTGCTGTGCTGCGGTTTGCTCACGGCGCTGctttttgttttagttcttttcacactaaagaagaaaaaaaaagactttgttttCTAATAATATAATGACATGGTTTCCTCCAAATTCCCCTTACTGCATTTCCTACACCTAAAAAAGGAAGGCATGCACTACCTTTTCCCTGTCTCCCTGGCACAGCCAGGAAAATCCCCAAAGTATGTCTCGGTACAGACTGCGCCCAGCAATAGCCTTCACATTTTCCAAGACAGTGGGACACACCAGGAAACACTTTCTTTACTGATTGCCAGGTTACGGATGGAGTTATGACGCAGTCCATATTTTAATGAAGGCGGACAGGTACTCATTTCAGATATTAAGGGTCCATTTGATATATTTTCCACCCCCAGAAGTAAATGCTCAAACTCATCCAAAGCAGCGGCTATGTTCATAGGTGTCTCTGTGTATAAGAACATGctcaaacacacacagacacacacacaatttatatTTGTAAGTAAAGAATCATCTTCCGGAATTTCTCTCAGGCCATTGCAAGGTTTTACTCAAATAAAACCACCATCTACCTGGTGTCAGGCTTGTTTGTTCACCACTGGAAATAAGAGTCAGCTAACAGAACTGGAAATGTTCTGGAAGAAATTCCAGAGACTATACAAGAAGAGAAAGTGGAAACATGGCAGACCCAAGATAGcatgtgtgcacacgcacacgcacacgcacatgcacacgcacacagacCCCTTTCTAAAGCATACACAACAGACCACGCAAACTTCACTCTGGTTGGAAGTTCCTTTGAGGGGTGGGATAAAAGCTTCATGGGAAGAATTTAGAAACGACAGCACTTTGACTTCAACGTATACATACAGGCTTGTGAATGGCAAGAAATTCCTTAAACCACCAAACTCAAAACAATAAAGCTGAAGTATTTACTTTGGCTAAGCTTTAGTCTGgaaagaaatctatagattcatGTTTTTACTGTTGCTATCTGGGACATGAGGGTTATCATAATTATGTTAGGGTCGGAACAAGCATCTTAGAAaaggaatgtatttttttttcctaggtcTGTCTGCAGTCACTCTGAAAGTTGTATGAAACACACCACCAACAGGTGCTTTTCATCTTCAAAGTGCTTGCAATTAATTACTCCTTGCAACACACCTGTGAAGCAAGGACTCGATTCCTGCTGTCcagagagcaagaggaagagagTCAGGATGGTGGAAGAGCAAGTCGGCCACGGAAGGCAGGCTCCGTGCCAGGGGGCTGGGGTTGAGCTGACCTCGCGAGTTCAGTGTCATGCGTCCGTACCTACGACAGTCAGAGAGGAAACACAGTGGACCTACATTTCTTTCAGAGCAGTTCTCTTGCGCTTTGCACAGGCAGGAAGTGGACTCTCTGCACACTCAGCAAAATAATCAGACGCTCCACGGAGAGCTCTTTCCGTCTACACCAAAAGATAACAAAGGTTCAAACAGAAATCTATTAGCTGAACATGAGAAAAAACAGTTATAGTCGGAATGTCCCGGCAAACAGATTTATTTTTGTGAGGACTAGATGCAACTGCTTAGTGTAAggctagtttaatttttttttttttaattgagaacgTTTTGGTAAATTGTCACTGTTTTCGGATTCCCAGCCCAGACACTCCATACATTAATATATGCCACAAACATACAAGACTCTGATGGAAAGCATGTTGACTCCAACCCATCTGGGAACTCTTGGCCAATGTGTGATATCGCTGAGGCCCACACTGTGACAAAGCGCAGAATCACAATGCCAGGCAGTGACTGGTTTGGGAACTTTGATCTTCCACAGAGACCTGGGGGTGCAGTGGTCTGTACCCTGATTATCCTAAGAATTCCCCACATTTCCTCttgtgaaaatacagaaaatgggCTTTGCAATACTCAAGAATGTGTCGAGACTCAAGCCTTTTAAtactcatattttaaataaacactggAGTTTGAGAATCTTGGCTACTAAAAAACTGGAagtgttttttgatttttttttttcttaaatgaacagcagcattaccctgggtttaTATCATTCATAGGTTATCTGTCTtacttgtctttttatatttccatGGAAGCATCATTAGGAAGTAATTATAAAACGTAAAAACTTCCTAATGTTTACTCATTTCATACTTTGAAATTGTTTCCTTTGTGTTAGCAAACAGATAATTCAAAGTGTTAACCTCTCTCATTTTCTGGGACACCAAGTAGCCGTCTACATCAAATTCCACAGTCAAATATTGCTGCCCTAGGAACAGTTTTGGTAAATTACCAGGAGGTCACTGCTTTAGACTTAACATTGGCATTAACAAGAACAGCCTCAGGGAGCCGGGGACAGCCAGCAGTATGGTGTCTGGATGTCCCACATCCCGTCACTGACCTGCCTCTGGTTACACACTGGGACCAgtgtcacccaaagtcatatccaGTTACAATCTACATCAGTTTTAAGAGTCAGTAAACAAAATATTACAGGTTTTATCGGATTATCCTGCATTTTGAtgctt carries:
- the SLX4IP gene encoding LOW QUALITY PROTEIN: protein SLX4IP (The sequence of the model RefSeq protein was modified relative to this genomic sequence to represent the inferred CDS: deleted 3 bases in 2 codons), coding for MASKKFAVKCRGFAVLVDLHVSPRGSNKETSWFSEQNKEEVCLLLKETIDSRVKEYLEVRKQHRLSNTEFTRSSPLSLKGFGVQITAYFLKRGIRLRCLGGSQGPELRVFPDRFVVCVSQLAFGCDLPRQNEEVTERALRGASDYFAECAESPLPACAKRKRTALKEIVKRTKTKSSAVSKPQHSRDPVGTCSDPVLAAMAVRGGDSQAASSAPSETTGPAKDYLKAAESHWGLSVQKLEKVHQTQPEDTSSQQKPHPGEWLETGLLSGSPVWSCESASPGPKRRPRGARAQQRHRHGGPAEGLDHRKRVSLGSDRLVPRQIIVEKSKAVRVLPTVEMSDPGLLLKQELAKPMSNEELHVLENLSSRHLMKKKKKKKPGEAEQTGSATNTARLATIQGSPTKKRKNNERGP